A genomic region of Globicephala melas chromosome 9, mGloMel1.2, whole genome shotgun sequence contains the following coding sequences:
- the CALD1 gene encoding caldesmon isoform X1: MDDFERRRELRRQKREEMRLEAERIAYQRNDDDEEEAARERRRRARQERLRQKQEEESLGQVTDQVEVNTQNSVPDEEVKTTTTDTQVEADDEAALLERLARREERRQKRLQEALERQKDSDPTIADASLLLPSRRMQNNTAENEMAEKEEKSESRRERYEIEETETVTKSHQKNDWMDAEEKKEEEKEKEEEEEEEKPKQGSIEENQVEVVAEEKAAETQEETVMSLKNGQIGTDEPKTEEEREKGSHEIPHNEKMEQEARERAEAERARLEAEERERIKIEQEQKIAEEKARKEAEEKAAAQERERQEAKERERIKEEERRAAEERQRAKERERIKEEERRAAEERQRAKAEEEERAKIEEQKRKKQLEEKKREMQEKKIKGEKVEEKTEGKWVNEKKVQEDKLQTAVQKKQEEERGAKMQAKRGKSQEDKPTFKKEEIKDEKTKRDKESKEVKSFLDGKKGFTEMKSQNGEFMTHKLKHTENTFSRPGGRASEAKEAEGASQVEAGKRLEELRRRRGETESEEFEKLKQKQQEAALELEELKKKREERRKVLEEEGQRRKQEEAERRVREEEEKRRLKEEIERRRAEAAEKRQKMPEDGLSDDKKPFKCFTPKGSSLKIEERAEFLNKSVQKSSGVKPTHQAAVVSKIDSRLEQYTSAIEGTKTAKPTKPAASDLPVPAEGVRNIKSMWEKGNVFSSPTASGTPNKETAGLKVGVSSRINEWLTKTPDGNKSPAPKPSDLRPGDVSGKRNLWEKQSVDKVTSPTKQV, translated from the exons AATCGCCTACCAGCGGAACGACGATGATGAGGAAGAGGCCGCCCGGGAACGGCGCCGCCGTGCCCGGCAGGAAAGGCTGCggcagaagcaagaggaagaaTCCTTGGGACAGGTGACTGACCAAGTGGAGGTCAATACCCAGAACAG TGTGCCCGACGAGGAGGTCAAGACGACCACCACAGACACTCAGGTGGAGGCCGACGATGAGGCTGCACTCCTGGAGCGCCTGGCCCGGCGGGAGGAAAGACGCCAGAAACGCCTCCAGGAAGCACTGGAGCGCCAAAAGGATTCTGACCCAACAATAGCAGATGCAAGTTTGTTGCTACCCAGCAGAAGAATGCAAAACAACACAGCAGAAAATGAAatggcagagaaggaagaaaaaagcgaAAGTCGCCGGGAGAGATACGAGATAgaggaaacagaaacagtcaCCAAGTCCCACCAGAAGAATGATTGGATGGATgctgaagagaaaaaggaagaagaaaaagaaaaggaggaagaagaggaagaggagaagccaAAGCAAGGGAGCATTGAAGAAAATCAGGTAGAGGTGGTGGCAGAAGAGAAAGCAGCAGAAACCCAGGAGGAAACAGTAATGtcattgaaaaatgggcagatcgGTACAGATGAGCCtaagacagaagaggagagggaaaaaggcTCACATGAGATTCCCCATAATGAAAAGATGGAACAGGAAGCAAGGGAAAGAGCTGAGGCAGAAAGGGCCAGGttggaagcagaagaaagagagagaattaaaatCGAGCAAGAACAAAAAATAGCAGAGGAGAAAGCgagaaaggaagcagaagaaaaagcagctgcacaagagagagaaagacaggaggcaaaggagagggaaaggattaaggaggaggagagaagggcagcagaggagaggcagagggcaaaggagagggaaaggattaaggaggaggagagaagggcagcagaggagaggcagagggcaaaggcagaggaagaagagagagctaagATAGAAGAGCAAAAACGTAAGAAGcaactagaagagaaaaaaagggaaatgcaagagaaaaagataaaaggggaaaaggtagaggagaaaacagaagggAAGTGGGTCAATGAAAAGAAAGTACAAGAAGATAAACTTCAGACAGCTGTCCAAAAGAAACAG gaagaagaaaggggggcTAAAATGCAAGCTAAAAGAGGAAAGTCCCAAGAAGACAAGCCTACCTTCAAAAAAGAAGAG ATCAAAGATGAGAAGACTAAAAGGgacaaagaaagcaaagaagttaAGAGCTTCTTGGATGGAAAGAAGGGATTTACAGAAATGAAGTCGCAGAATGGAGAATTCATGACCCACAAACTTAAACACACTGAGAATACTTTCAG CCGCCCTGGAGGGAGGGCCAGCGAGGCCAAGGAGGCTGAAGGTGCTTCCCAAGTGGAAGCCGGCAAGCGGCTGGAGGAGCTGCGCCGCCGCCGCGGGGAAACTGAAAGCGAGGAGTTCGAGAAGCTCAAGCAGAAGCAGCAGGAGGCGGCCTTGGAGCTGGAGGAGctgaagaagaagagggaggagcGAAGGAaggtcctggaggaggaggggcagaggaggaagcaggaggaagCCGAGCGGAGAGTCAGAGAGGAG gaagagaagaggaggCTAAAGGAAGAGATTGAAAGGCGAAGGGCAGAAGCTGCTGAGAAACGCCAAAAGATGCCAGAAGATGGCTTATCAGATGACAAGAAGCCCTTCAAGTGTTTCACTCCTAAAGGTTCATCTCTCAAG ATAGAAGAGCGAGCAGAATTTTTGAATAAATCTGTGCAGAAAAG CAGTGGTGTTAAACCAACTCATCAAGCAGCAGTAGTCTCCAAGATTGACAGCAGACTGGAGCAATACACCAGTGCAATTGAG GGAACAAAAACTGCAAAACCTACGAAGCCAGCAGCCTCGGACCTTCCTGTTCCTGCCGAAGGTGTCCGCAACATCAAGAGCATGTGGGAGAAAGGCAATGTGTTCTCATCACCCACTGCATCAGGCACGCCAAATAAG GAAACAGCTGGCTTAAAGGTGGGGGTCTCCAGCCGCATCAATGAATGGCTTACCAAAACCCCAGATGGAAACAAGTCACCTGCTCCCAAACCTTCT GATTTGAGGCCAGGAGACGTATCTGGCAAGCGGAACCTCTGGGAAAAGCAATCTGTGGACAAGGTCACTTCCCCCACTAAG CAGGTCTGA
- the CALD1 gene encoding caldesmon isoform X3 yields the protein MDDFERRRELRRQKREEMRLEAERIAYQRNDDDEEEAARERRRRARQERLRQKQEEESLGQVTDQVEVNTQNSVPDEEVKTTTTDTQVEADDEAALLERLARREERRQKRLQEALERQKDSDPTIADASLLLPSRRMQNNTAENEMAEKEEKSESRRERYEIEETETVTKSHQKNDWMDAEEKKEEEKEKEEEEEEEKPKQGSIEENQVEVVAEEKAAETQEETVMSLKNGQIGTDEPKTEEEREKGSHEIPHNEKMEQEARERAEAERARLEAEERERIKIEQEQKIAEEKARKEAEEKAAAQERERQEAKERERIKEEERRAAEERQRAKERERIKEEERRAAEERQRAKAEEEERAKIEEQKRKKQLEEKKREMQEKKIKGEKVEEKTEGKWVNEKKVQEDKLQTAVQKKQEEERGAKMQAKRGKSQEDKPTFKKEEIKDEKTKRDKESKEVKSFLDGKKGFTEMKSQNGEFMTHKLKHTENTFSRPGGRASEAKEAEGASQVEAGKRLEELRRRRGETESEEFEKLKQKQQEAALELEELKKKREERRKVLEEEGQRRKQEEAERRVREEEEKRRLKEEIERRRAEAAEKRQKMPEDGLSDDKKPFKCFTPKGSSLKIEERAEFLNKSVQKSGVKPTHQAAVVSKIDSRLEQYTSAIEGTKTAKPTKPAASDLPVPAEGVRNIKSMWEKGNVFSSPTASGTPNKETAGLKVGVSSRINEWLTKTPDGNKSPAPKPSDLRPGDVSGKRNLWEKQSVDKVTSPTKQV from the exons AATCGCCTACCAGCGGAACGACGATGATGAGGAAGAGGCCGCCCGGGAACGGCGCCGCCGTGCCCGGCAGGAAAGGCTGCggcagaagcaagaggaagaaTCCTTGGGACAGGTGACTGACCAAGTGGAGGTCAATACCCAGAACAG TGTGCCCGACGAGGAGGTCAAGACGACCACCACAGACACTCAGGTGGAGGCCGACGATGAGGCTGCACTCCTGGAGCGCCTGGCCCGGCGGGAGGAAAGACGCCAGAAACGCCTCCAGGAAGCACTGGAGCGCCAAAAGGATTCTGACCCAACAATAGCAGATGCAAGTTTGTTGCTACCCAGCAGAAGAATGCAAAACAACACAGCAGAAAATGAAatggcagagaaggaagaaaaaagcgaAAGTCGCCGGGAGAGATACGAGATAgaggaaacagaaacagtcaCCAAGTCCCACCAGAAGAATGATTGGATGGATgctgaagagaaaaaggaagaagaaaaagaaaaggaggaagaagaggaagaggagaagccaAAGCAAGGGAGCATTGAAGAAAATCAGGTAGAGGTGGTGGCAGAAGAGAAAGCAGCAGAAACCCAGGAGGAAACAGTAATGtcattgaaaaatgggcagatcgGTACAGATGAGCCtaagacagaagaggagagggaaaaaggcTCACATGAGATTCCCCATAATGAAAAGATGGAACAGGAAGCAAGGGAAAGAGCTGAGGCAGAAAGGGCCAGGttggaagcagaagaaagagagagaattaaaatCGAGCAAGAACAAAAAATAGCAGAGGAGAAAGCgagaaaggaagcagaagaaaaagcagctgcacaagagagagaaagacaggaggcaaaggagagggaaaggattaaggaggaggagagaagggcagcagaggagaggcagagggcaaaggagagggaaaggattaaggaggaggagagaagggcagcagaggagaggcagagggcaaaggcagaggaagaagagagagctaagATAGAAGAGCAAAAACGTAAGAAGcaactagaagagaaaaaaagggaaatgcaagagaaaaagataaaaggggaaaaggtagaggagaaaacagaagggAAGTGGGTCAATGAAAAGAAAGTACAAGAAGATAAACTTCAGACAGCTGTCCAAAAGAAACAG gaagaagaaaggggggcTAAAATGCAAGCTAAAAGAGGAAAGTCCCAAGAAGACAAGCCTACCTTCAAAAAAGAAGAG ATCAAAGATGAGAAGACTAAAAGGgacaaagaaagcaaagaagttaAGAGCTTCTTGGATGGAAAGAAGGGATTTACAGAAATGAAGTCGCAGAATGGAGAATTCATGACCCACAAACTTAAACACACTGAGAATACTTTCAG CCGCCCTGGAGGGAGGGCCAGCGAGGCCAAGGAGGCTGAAGGTGCTTCCCAAGTGGAAGCCGGCAAGCGGCTGGAGGAGCTGCGCCGCCGCCGCGGGGAAACTGAAAGCGAGGAGTTCGAGAAGCTCAAGCAGAAGCAGCAGGAGGCGGCCTTGGAGCTGGAGGAGctgaagaagaagagggaggagcGAAGGAaggtcctggaggaggaggggcagaggaggaagcaggaggaagCCGAGCGGAGAGTCAGAGAGGAG gaagagaagaggaggCTAAAGGAAGAGATTGAAAGGCGAAGGGCAGAAGCTGCTGAGAAACGCCAAAAGATGCCAGAAGATGGCTTATCAGATGACAAGAAGCCCTTCAAGTGTTTCACTCCTAAAGGTTCATCTCTCAAG ATAGAAGAGCGAGCAGAATTTTTGAATAAATCTGTGCAGAAAAG TGGTGTTAAACCAACTCATCAAGCAGCAGTAGTCTCCAAGATTGACAGCAGACTGGAGCAATACACCAGTGCAATTGAG GGAACAAAAACTGCAAAACCTACGAAGCCAGCAGCCTCGGACCTTCCTGTTCCTGCCGAAGGTGTCCGCAACATCAAGAGCATGTGGGAGAAAGGCAATGTGTTCTCATCACCCACTGCATCAGGCACGCCAAATAAG GAAACAGCTGGCTTAAAGGTGGGGGTCTCCAGCCGCATCAATGAATGGCTTACCAAAACCCCAGATGGAAACAAGTCACCTGCTCCCAAACCTTCT GATTTGAGGCCAGGAGACGTATCTGGCAAGCGGAACCTCTGGGAAAAGCAATCTGTGGACAAGGTCACTTCCCCCACTAAG CAGGTCTGA
- the CALD1 gene encoding caldesmon isoform X6 yields the protein MDDFERRRELRRQKREEMRLEAERIAYQRNDDDEEEAARERRRRARQERLRQKQEEESLGQVTDQVEVNTQNSVPDEEVKTTTTDTQVEADDEAALLERLARREERRQKRLQEALERQKDSDPTIADASLLLPSRRMQNNTAENEMAEKEEKSESRRERYEIEETETVTKSHQKNDWMDAEEKKEEEKEKEEEEEEEKPKQGSIEENQIKDEKTKRDKESKEVKSFLDGKKGFTEMKSQNGEFMTHKLKHTENTFSRPGGRASEAKEAEGASQVEAGKRLEELRRRRGETESEEFEKLKQKQQEAALELEELKKKREERRKVLEEEGQRRKQEEAERRVREEEEKRRLKEEIERRRAEAAEKRQKMPEDGLSDDKKPFKCFTPKGSSLKIEERAEFLNKSVQKSSGVKPTHQAAVVSKIDSRLEQYTSAIEGTKTAKPTKPAASDLPVPAEGVRNIKSMWEKGNVFSSPTASGTPNKETAGLKVGVSSRINEWLTKTPDGNKSPAPKPSDLRPGDVSGKRNLWEKQSVDKVTSPTKQV from the exons AATCGCCTACCAGCGGAACGACGATGATGAGGAAGAGGCCGCCCGGGAACGGCGCCGCCGTGCCCGGCAGGAAAGGCTGCggcagaagcaagaggaagaaTCCTTGGGACAGGTGACTGACCAAGTGGAGGTCAATACCCAGAACAG TGTGCCCGACGAGGAGGTCAAGACGACCACCACAGACACTCAGGTGGAGGCCGACGATGAGGCTGCACTCCTGGAGCGCCTGGCCCGGCGGGAGGAAAGACGCCAGAAACGCCTCCAGGAAGCACTGGAGCGCCAAAAGGATTCTGACCCAACAATAGCAGATGCAAGTTTGTTGCTACCCAGCAGAAGAATGCAAAACAACACAGCAGAAAATGAAatggcagagaaggaagaaaaaagcgaAAGTCGCCGGGAGAGATACGAGATAgaggaaacagaaacagtcaCCAAGTCCCACCAGAAGAATGATTGGATGGATgctgaagagaaaaaggaagaagaaaaagaaaaggaggaagaagaggaagaggagaagccaAAGCAAGGGAGCATTGAAGAAAATCAG ATCAAAGATGAGAAGACTAAAAGGgacaaagaaagcaaagaagttaAGAGCTTCTTGGATGGAAAGAAGGGATTTACAGAAATGAAGTCGCAGAATGGAGAATTCATGACCCACAAACTTAAACACACTGAGAATACTTTCAG CCGCCCTGGAGGGAGGGCCAGCGAGGCCAAGGAGGCTGAAGGTGCTTCCCAAGTGGAAGCCGGCAAGCGGCTGGAGGAGCTGCGCCGCCGCCGCGGGGAAACTGAAAGCGAGGAGTTCGAGAAGCTCAAGCAGAAGCAGCAGGAGGCGGCCTTGGAGCTGGAGGAGctgaagaagaagagggaggagcGAAGGAaggtcctggaggaggaggggcagaggaggaagcaggaggaagCCGAGCGGAGAGTCAGAGAGGAG gaagagaagaggaggCTAAAGGAAGAGATTGAAAGGCGAAGGGCAGAAGCTGCTGAGAAACGCCAAAAGATGCCAGAAGATGGCTTATCAGATGACAAGAAGCCCTTCAAGTGTTTCACTCCTAAAGGTTCATCTCTCAAG ATAGAAGAGCGAGCAGAATTTTTGAATAAATCTGTGCAGAAAAG CAGTGGTGTTAAACCAACTCATCAAGCAGCAGTAGTCTCCAAGATTGACAGCAGACTGGAGCAATACACCAGTGCAATTGAG GGAACAAAAACTGCAAAACCTACGAAGCCAGCAGCCTCGGACCTTCCTGTTCCTGCCGAAGGTGTCCGCAACATCAAGAGCATGTGGGAGAAAGGCAATGTGTTCTCATCACCCACTGCATCAGGCACGCCAAATAAG GAAACAGCTGGCTTAAAGGTGGGGGTCTCCAGCCGCATCAATGAATGGCTTACCAAAACCCCAGATGGAAACAAGTCACCTGCTCCCAAACCTTCT GATTTGAGGCCAGGAGACGTATCTGGCAAGCGGAACCTCTGGGAAAAGCAATCTGTGGACAAGGTCACTTCCCCCACTAAG CAGGTCTGA
- the CALD1 gene encoding caldesmon isoform X7, whose translation MDDFERRRELRRQKREEMRLEAERIAYQRNDDDEEEAARERRRRARQERLRQKQEEESLGQVTDQVEVNTQNSVPDEEVKTTTTDTQVEADDEAALLERLARREERRQKRLQEALERQKDSDPTIADASLLLPSRRMQNNTAENEMAEKEEKSESRRERYEIEETETVTKSHQKNDWMDAEEKKEEEKEKEEEEEEEKPKQGSIEENQIKDEKTKRDKESKEVKSFLDGKKGFTEMKSQNGEFMTHKLKHTENTFSRPGGRASEAKEAEGASQVEAGKRLEELRRRRGETESEEFEKLKQKQQEAALELEELKKKREERRKVLEEEGQRRKQEEAERRVREEEEKRRLKEEIERRRAEAAEKRQKMPEDGLSDDKKPFKCFTPKGSSLKIEERAEFLNKSVQKSGVKPTHQAAVVSKIDSRLEQYTSAIEGTKTAKPTKPAASDLPVPAEGVRNIKSMWEKGNVFSSPTASGTPNKETAGLKVGVSSRINEWLTKTPDGNKSPAPKPSDLRPGDVSGKRNLWEKQSVDKVTSPTKQV comes from the exons AATCGCCTACCAGCGGAACGACGATGATGAGGAAGAGGCCGCCCGGGAACGGCGCCGCCGTGCCCGGCAGGAAAGGCTGCggcagaagcaagaggaagaaTCCTTGGGACAGGTGACTGACCAAGTGGAGGTCAATACCCAGAACAG TGTGCCCGACGAGGAGGTCAAGACGACCACCACAGACACTCAGGTGGAGGCCGACGATGAGGCTGCACTCCTGGAGCGCCTGGCCCGGCGGGAGGAAAGACGCCAGAAACGCCTCCAGGAAGCACTGGAGCGCCAAAAGGATTCTGACCCAACAATAGCAGATGCAAGTTTGTTGCTACCCAGCAGAAGAATGCAAAACAACACAGCAGAAAATGAAatggcagagaaggaagaaaaaagcgaAAGTCGCCGGGAGAGATACGAGATAgaggaaacagaaacagtcaCCAAGTCCCACCAGAAGAATGATTGGATGGATgctgaagagaaaaaggaagaagaaaaagaaaaggaggaagaagaggaagaggagaagccaAAGCAAGGGAGCATTGAAGAAAATCAG ATCAAAGATGAGAAGACTAAAAGGgacaaagaaagcaaagaagttaAGAGCTTCTTGGATGGAAAGAAGGGATTTACAGAAATGAAGTCGCAGAATGGAGAATTCATGACCCACAAACTTAAACACACTGAGAATACTTTCAG CCGCCCTGGAGGGAGGGCCAGCGAGGCCAAGGAGGCTGAAGGTGCTTCCCAAGTGGAAGCCGGCAAGCGGCTGGAGGAGCTGCGCCGCCGCCGCGGGGAAACTGAAAGCGAGGAGTTCGAGAAGCTCAAGCAGAAGCAGCAGGAGGCGGCCTTGGAGCTGGAGGAGctgaagaagaagagggaggagcGAAGGAaggtcctggaggaggaggggcagaggaggaagcaggaggaagCCGAGCGGAGAGTCAGAGAGGAG gaagagaagaggaggCTAAAGGAAGAGATTGAAAGGCGAAGGGCAGAAGCTGCTGAGAAACGCCAAAAGATGCCAGAAGATGGCTTATCAGATGACAAGAAGCCCTTCAAGTGTTTCACTCCTAAAGGTTCATCTCTCAAG ATAGAAGAGCGAGCAGAATTTTTGAATAAATCTGTGCAGAAAAG TGGTGTTAAACCAACTCATCAAGCAGCAGTAGTCTCCAAGATTGACAGCAGACTGGAGCAATACACCAGTGCAATTGAG GGAACAAAAACTGCAAAACCTACGAAGCCAGCAGCCTCGGACCTTCCTGTTCCTGCCGAAGGTGTCCGCAACATCAAGAGCATGTGGGAGAAAGGCAATGTGTTCTCATCACCCACTGCATCAGGCACGCCAAATAAG GAAACAGCTGGCTTAAAGGTGGGGGTCTCCAGCCGCATCAATGAATGGCTTACCAAAACCCCAGATGGAAACAAGTCACCTGCTCCCAAACCTTCT GATTTGAGGCCAGGAGACGTATCTGGCAAGCGGAACCTCTGGGAAAAGCAATCTGTGGACAAGGTCACTTCCCCCACTAAG CAGGTCTGA
- the CALD1 gene encoding caldesmon isoform X2: MDDFERRRELRRQKREEMRLEAERIAYQRNDDDEEEAARERRRRARQERLRQKQEEESLGQVTDQVEVNTQNSVPDEEVKTTTTDTQVEADDEAALLERLARREERRQKRLQEALERQKDSDPTIADASLLLPSRRMQNNTAENEMAEKEEKSESRRERYEIEETETVTKSHQKNDWMDAEEKKEEEKEKEEEEEEEKPKQGSIEENQVEVVAEEKAAETQEETVMSLKNGQIGTDEPKTEEEREKGSHEIPHNEKMEQEARERAEAERARLEAEERERIKIEQEQKIAEEKARKEAEEKAAAQERERQEAKERERIKEEERRAAEERQRAKERERIKEEERRAAEERQRAKAEEEERAKIEEQKRKKQLEEKKREMQEKKIKGEKVEEKTEGKWVNEKKVQEDKLQTAVQKKQEEERGAKMQAKRGKSQEDKPTFKKEEIKDEKTKRDKESKEVKSFLDGKKGFTEMKSQNGEFMTHKLKHTENTFSRPGGRASEAKEAEGASQVEAGKRLEELRRRRGETESEEFEKLKQKQQEAALELEELKKKREERRKVLEEEGQRRKQEEAERRVREEEEKRRLKEEIERRRAEAAEKRQKMPEDGLSDDKKPFKCFTPKGSSLKIEERAEFLNKSVQKSSGVKPTHQAAVVSKIDSRLEQYTSAIEGTKTAKPTKPAASDLPVPAEGVRNIKSMWEKGNVFSSPTASGTPNKETAGLKVGVSSRINEWLTKTPDGNKSPAPKPSDLRPGDVSGKRNLWEKQSVDKVTSPTKV, encoded by the exons AATCGCCTACCAGCGGAACGACGATGATGAGGAAGAGGCCGCCCGGGAACGGCGCCGCCGTGCCCGGCAGGAAAGGCTGCggcagaagcaagaggaagaaTCCTTGGGACAGGTGACTGACCAAGTGGAGGTCAATACCCAGAACAG TGTGCCCGACGAGGAGGTCAAGACGACCACCACAGACACTCAGGTGGAGGCCGACGATGAGGCTGCACTCCTGGAGCGCCTGGCCCGGCGGGAGGAAAGACGCCAGAAACGCCTCCAGGAAGCACTGGAGCGCCAAAAGGATTCTGACCCAACAATAGCAGATGCAAGTTTGTTGCTACCCAGCAGAAGAATGCAAAACAACACAGCAGAAAATGAAatggcagagaaggaagaaaaaagcgaAAGTCGCCGGGAGAGATACGAGATAgaggaaacagaaacagtcaCCAAGTCCCACCAGAAGAATGATTGGATGGATgctgaagagaaaaaggaagaagaaaaagaaaaggaggaagaagaggaagaggagaagccaAAGCAAGGGAGCATTGAAGAAAATCAGGTAGAGGTGGTGGCAGAAGAGAAAGCAGCAGAAACCCAGGAGGAAACAGTAATGtcattgaaaaatgggcagatcgGTACAGATGAGCCtaagacagaagaggagagggaaaaaggcTCACATGAGATTCCCCATAATGAAAAGATGGAACAGGAAGCAAGGGAAAGAGCTGAGGCAGAAAGGGCCAGGttggaagcagaagaaagagagagaattaaaatCGAGCAAGAACAAAAAATAGCAGAGGAGAAAGCgagaaaggaagcagaagaaaaagcagctgcacaagagagagaaagacaggaggcaaaggagagggaaaggattaaggaggaggagagaagggcagcagaggagaggcagagggcaaaggagagggaaaggattaaggaggaggagagaagggcagcagaggagaggcagagggcaaaggcagaggaagaagagagagctaagATAGAAGAGCAAAAACGTAAGAAGcaactagaagagaaaaaaagggaaatgcaagagaaaaagataaaaggggaaaaggtagaggagaaaacagaagggAAGTGGGTCAATGAAAAGAAAGTACAAGAAGATAAACTTCAGACAGCTGTCCAAAAGAAACAG gaagaagaaaggggggcTAAAATGCAAGCTAAAAGAGGAAAGTCCCAAGAAGACAAGCCTACCTTCAAAAAAGAAGAG ATCAAAGATGAGAAGACTAAAAGGgacaaagaaagcaaagaagttaAGAGCTTCTTGGATGGAAAGAAGGGATTTACAGAAATGAAGTCGCAGAATGGAGAATTCATGACCCACAAACTTAAACACACTGAGAATACTTTCAG CCGCCCTGGAGGGAGGGCCAGCGAGGCCAAGGAGGCTGAAGGTGCTTCCCAAGTGGAAGCCGGCAAGCGGCTGGAGGAGCTGCGCCGCCGCCGCGGGGAAACTGAAAGCGAGGAGTTCGAGAAGCTCAAGCAGAAGCAGCAGGAGGCGGCCTTGGAGCTGGAGGAGctgaagaagaagagggaggagcGAAGGAaggtcctggaggaggaggggcagaggaggaagcaggaggaagCCGAGCGGAGAGTCAGAGAGGAG gaagagaagaggaggCTAAAGGAAGAGATTGAAAGGCGAAGGGCAGAAGCTGCTGAGAAACGCCAAAAGATGCCAGAAGATGGCTTATCAGATGACAAGAAGCCCTTCAAGTGTTTCACTCCTAAAGGTTCATCTCTCAAG ATAGAAGAGCGAGCAGAATTTTTGAATAAATCTGTGCAGAAAAG CAGTGGTGTTAAACCAACTCATCAAGCAGCAGTAGTCTCCAAGATTGACAGCAGACTGGAGCAATACACCAGTGCAATTGAG GGAACAAAAACTGCAAAACCTACGAAGCCAGCAGCCTCGGACCTTCCTGTTCCTGCCGAAGGTGTCCGCAACATCAAGAGCATGTGGGAGAAAGGCAATGTGTTCTCATCACCCACTGCATCAGGCACGCCAAATAAG GAAACAGCTGGCTTAAAGGTGGGGGTCTCCAGCCGCATCAATGAATGGCTTACCAAAACCCCAGATGGAAACAAGTCACCTGCTCCCAAACCTTCT GATTTGAGGCCAGGAGACGTATCTGGCAAGCGGAACCTCTGGGAAAAGCAATCTGTGGACAAGGTCACTTCCCCCACTAAG GTCTGA